The DNA segment gggagggaggggtgggaatgTTTGCACGTGGGGCCGGGCGTCTGAGCTGCCGGGGAGCCTGCGTGCATGGCTGTGTACATCGAGGAGCAGCGGCTTTGTTTGTGAGTGTGTGACTCTGCGTTACTGTTACTGTCGCTGGGGTGTGTCTGTGACTCTATATGTAGTTCTCTGTGTGTCCTGAGTGCAGGTGACTTTAGCTGGGACTCCAGGTATCTGTGGTTGTGTGCTGCTGGGTATCTGTGAGACTCAGCCTGCTTCCTGAAGCATTGCCAGAAGTGTTGGTGCTCTGTTGGAACCGCAGCTGGAGCTGTGGCCCAGGCAGACCCTTTCCTGCCTGCTGGTGCTGGACCCACCTCCAGGGCCCATATGTTCCTTCTGGGAATCAGCACGAGCAGTGCTGCGCAGGCGCCAGAAAGTTCATCCCAATCCTTGAGGTCTTAGAGTAGGGGTGTCTCATGCCCCACCCTGTATTTTGACCTCGTGCTCCGGACGGAAGGGAGCCCATAAACATCTCATTCGTATTTGGGCCTCCTGGATGCTGAGGGCCACTTGCCAGCCTGGTCCTAGTTGGCCTGGCCTACTTGCCACTGGTACCTATCCAACCCAACCACTGCCCACCATGCTTCTGGGAAGACTAACTGACGTCGTGAGTACCAAGCCCCCTTGCATggtgggtactcaataaatggtctCCCTTCCCCAGACCACGAGTCCACGAGGATGCTACCCTGTGGGGTGTTGTCCTCTGGGGGCGCAGGTACACATACGGGTCTGCAGATAAACGTGTTTCCGTGTTGAGGTATGAACCAGTGTGACTAGAAGTCATGTGTCCATGTTTCTGAGAACACATGGGGGTGTGTGTCAAGTAAGGGTGTGCACCTGAGCGTGAGAGTGCATGAGGCTGTGCTTGTGTGTATGCGTGTCCGCAAGGACAACGAATGTACACCTATGTGGGTTAGTATTCAGGTGTGTGAGGATGTGTGAGTAGTGAGTTGCCAGGGACCGTGTCTGTGTATCTGTTTGCAGGTAGAATGTGAGCCCGTGAGTATCACAGGGTACGAGCAGGTAAGTGTGAGGATGTGGATCCGTGAGTGTGAGCAGCGGGCGGGAGAGGGGTGGGTAGCCTTGCCCACAGGGCCCTGAccttctgggtctgtttctctcttccccctgtgCAGGCCGGCAGCCGGATGCCCGGGCCCATCGGGCGGGCCGGCGGCCGCCTGCGGGATGAGCAGACTGCTGGGGGGGACGCTGGAGCGCGTGTGCAAGGCTGTGCTCCTTCTCTGCCTGCTGCACTTTCTCGTGGCCGTCATCCTCTACTTTGACGTCTACGCCCAGCACCTGGCCTTCTTCAGCCGCTTCAGTGCTCGGGGCCCTGCCCGTGCCCTCCACCCAGCTGCCAGCAGCAGCACCAACTTCTCTCGGCCCAACGCCACAGCCCCCAGCTCGGGGCTCCCTGAGGCTCCCAGTGCCCGGCCGGGCCCCACGGCTCCCATCCTGCCTCCCTGTCCTGACTCGCCGCCTGGTCTTGGTGAGCCTGCAGGGTGGGACCTGCCTATTGGGGTGGGCAGAAGACCTGACCATTTTGGTTTGGGGAATGACCCATGGGAGCGTTGGGGCTCCGAGTCTGTCGCGAGAGGGCTGTTCCTGGGGTTCCCTTGCCCACCCCTGGGCTGCGGGAGAGGGCTGGTGTCCCTGGATTCTGACGAGGCCTGATTCCCGCTACCGTCCTGCCTGCAGTGGGCCGACTGCTGATTGAGTTCACCTCACCCATGCCACTGGAGCGGGTGCAGAGGGAGAACCCAGGCGTGCTTCTGGGCGGCCGCTATACACCACCTGACTGCACGCCCGCCCAGACAGTGGCAGTCATCATCCCCTTTCGACACCGGGAGCACCACCTACGCTACTGGCTCCACTATCTGCACCCCATCCTGAGGCGACAGCGGCTGCGCTATGGCGTCTACGTCATCAACCAGGTGTGCTTCCTGTGGCCCCAGGCCGCGCACCAGCCACCAGGGAACCCATAAGCACCTGTAGGTGTGGGGACCCACGTGCCTTGTGGGGCATCCGTGGGGTTGGGGGCATCCGTGGGCTCTTGTCTGCCTATGGTCGTGTGGAGCCGTGGATGTACGCCTGGGGCTACGTGTACGCCCATGCACACACAGGAAGGTTTGCGTGTGTGTGAAGAGGAGTGTGCGCATGCGAATGTTGGCACGCACACTGACAGGTGTGTGCATGGCCTCAGTGGGGATGAGCCCCATTGTCTACGGTTGATAGGCCCCGCCCCATGGAGGTGGAAATGTAGGGTCTGCTGGCTGTGAGGAGATGTGGAGGAGCCCCAGGAGGGGGAGAGTTAGACCCTGAAAGAGAAATGGAGTCTGCATCAGGGCCAAGGCCATAGCAGAGGCCTGGGAACTCCGCTTAGTGTCTAAGCCTTCCCATGGGCCTCGCTGGGGCTGGCTGCTGGGGTCTGGGGAGGATGCGATCAGGTCCTTCCCATACTTGGGACTCCCATACTTGGACTTGGATCTCTGTAGACTCCAGGAAGATGGTGTGAGATCAGTTCGAGCAGGGCGCTGTGGGAGCACATAGAGGCCCTGTCCAGCCCTGAGGGATGAACAGGCATCAGCCAACAGACAGACtggaggccccaggccccagtgaGAAAATGGGTCTCGTGTGTTCGGGAACTGTTGGCTGAGGTGTGGAGTCCAACGTGTAGGGTGGGTAGCAAAGATGATGCTGGAGTTACTGGTGGAGGCCAAATCCAGAAGGGTCTCTGGAGGCATGTGAAGCAATTAAGCCCCAGGTAATGGGGCACCACTGGAAGGTTCTAAACAGGGAGTGGTGTGTACGTTTCTTATTGGGAAGATTGCTCTGCCAGGGCATCTCGAGGGTTTCTTCTTGGCTGTTTGCCAGGTGGTTGGCTGCACCTGTGAGTGAGAGGGGAGCACAGGAGCTGGGCCAGTCTGGGGGAGAACATGACTCTGAATTCTTTTTTGCATGTGATGAGTTTGAGTGTCTGGGTGAAGTATGAGAGGAATGTTCAGGAGGCAGTTGGACCAGGAGTGAGgcctgaggtgcagagagggatcTGGGAGCCACCAGCATGCACATGGTCCTTAAAACCCAACAACATCCAACCTGCCCAGGGAGCATGGGACCCGAGAGGAGAAAACCAGTATGTAAGGGACGGGTGGAGAAAGGGACAGTGCCACAGAGGCTGTGAAGGTTGGCCAGAAATGTTCAAGGAGCCCCTGGAGAGTGTGGTGTCCCAGAGGCCCAGGAATAAGTGTCCAGAAGGAAGCATGGTGGCTACGTGAGTATTGCCGGGGGAGTGAGGATGTGGACTAAGAAGCGTCCAGTGGATTTAGCAACAAGGTGGGCCCAGCGAGAGCCATTTCAGGGGCATGGTGGGGGCGGAAGCAGATTGCAGTGGGTTGAAGAAGGAATCAGATTTGACAAAATGGAAATAGCCAATTGGAGACAACTCTTTAAAAAACTACTCTGCTGAGAAGGGAAGGCAAAGGTAGGGCGGTGGCTAGAGAGAGGTTTATTTTTCAGATGGGGTAAAACTGAGCGTGCTTATGAGCTGCGTGGGAGAAACCTAGGGCTCCTGGCTGGTGAGAGAGGTCAGAAAGGAGAGCCGATGAGCCAGGAGAAAACACAGAGTTGCTGCGAGGGCTGGTAGGAGAGAAGTGAAGGGCCAGGAGGAAAGAGAGCAAGCGGGGCTAGGTGGTTTAGGGGAGCAGCTCCCGCCCCGTCAGGCCCAGGTTGGCTGGTGGGAAGGAGGGGCCAGgattcctcttcttcttccagcAGGGCCCACCCTCTCCAGTCTGGCTCCAGTCTGTAATTTATGAGTTGGGACAGGGGCTCGGGGTCACCTCCTTCCATGGgatcctcctctctctggccagAATTTGGAGCTTGGGCCTGCATGGCCAGGAACCCAGCCTCAAGGAGGCCTGGCCCTGCAGCCCTATTTCTCAGGGGACCCCCAGGCTCACTGGGCCATGGCTGCCTGTATACCCTGTGCTTGTCATTTTGCTGGGGAGACCAGTGAATCTAGCCAGGTCCTGTCCCAGTCCCAGAGGCTGCCCAGGGAGTTGGATGTGGATCCAGATGAGCCAGAGGGGGCAGCTGGCTGAGACTTAGTGGCTCAGTCCCCATTGTTTCTTTACCTTAGACACTGGTCATTTGGGGCATTCATTGTTCATCTCATTTTGTGACTGTGCTCAGCAGGGATACAGGGCTGCTCTTCTCTAAGGTTCCCACCAGCACAAAGATGATGCCTGGCATCAAGGACAGGGCTGTAGGGCATGCTGGAATGTAGGGGTGAAAGGAGTGAAATGAGAGCTCTGAATCACAGTTTACCCAGACACTGGCATAAGTGAGGCTCAtaggaaagaatgaataattATGCTGAGGAGGGGAGGTTTGATCAGAGAGGCCTTGCCAGACATAAGCCTGATaagcagagaaggagagcatTCCAGAGCTAACACCGAGGCCTTGAGGCAGTAAAGCCTGGCATATTCTGGGGCTGCTGAGGAACATAGTACAGCTGGGCCATGGGGTCTGAAGGCAACAGCCAGAGAGGAGACTGGAGCCAGGTCATGGAAAGCCTTAGAAGTCAGGTCCAGGACAACAAGCTGGACTTAGGGGATCCACTcggagggcaggggggtggggcgggggggtagTAGTAGGCCCCTGGGGACTTCTGGACAGTGGTAGAGTGGCAGGTGCCTGCCAGTCACAGGCCCAGAACTGACCTTTCCCCTGCGCCAACCCCAGCATGGTGAGGACACCTTCAATCGGGCCAAGCTGCTCAACGTGGGCTTCCTAGAGGCGCTGAAGGAGGATGCCACCTATGACTGCTTCATCTTCAGTGACGTGGACCTGGTCCCCATGGATGACCGAAACCTGTACCGCTGTGGTGACCAGCCCCGCCACTTTGCCATTGCCATGGACAAGTTTGGTTTCCGGTGAGGGCTCCTTTCTCAACTGGACCCAGACTCCCCACCCCTACTGTCTGCACCACACCCAGCACCCCCTTGCTTCTGGCCCTTGTGGcacactctcccccaccccatctctggccctccctctggAATCCCCTCAGGCCTCTCACTGACACCTGCCCTTCCATGCCACAGGCTGCCTTATGCTGGGTACTTTGGAGGTGTGTCGGGCCTGAGTAAAGCCCAGTTTCTGAGAATCAATGGCTTCCCCAACGAGTACTGGGGCTGGGGTGGCGAGGATGACGACATCTTCAACCGGTGAGTAGGGGCGGGGCGGGAGTAGACCGGGTGCAGAAGGTGCAGCGCAGACTGGGCGAGGCTCCTTGCCCTTCCTGGTGCCTGCTCCAGCCCGTCTGTCCCCATCCCCAGGATCTCCCTGACTGGGATGAAGATCTCGCGCCCAGACATCCGCATAGGCCGCTACCGCATGATCAAGCACGACCGGGACAAGCATAACGAGCCCAACCCGCAGAGGTGACCCCAAGTGCCCTTAATCCCTTACTCCCTAGAAGTGACTCCCCAGCGCCACTGATCCCCAGATGTTTCCCCAAGGCCCCTGGCCCTCGATTCCTAGAGATGACTCCCACATCCCTGATTTCTGTTCCCTAGCCCCCAGCTCAGCCTCACTCCAGACTTCTGTCCTCCTAATTCCGAGAGGTGACAGGCATGTAAAGGCAGGGCTCAAATCATCACTGAGTAGATTACATTCCCGTCGGTGTCCTCACAGACCTCCCTAGTGCCAGAGCAGATGGGACAAGAGATAGCAGGCGCCGGGCACAGCTCCTGGGCCTGGGGACCCAATAAAGGTGGCCTGAGCGGTGTGGGGCAGGGCGCGGAAAGATAGTGCTGGCCTCTCTGAGACGGGAGTGGGCTGCTCCATCCCCGAGGATGCGGCAATATTTGGTGTCTGGTGCTGGCTGGGAGGAGCACCTGAGGGCGCATGCAGTGTAGACCGGCACTTCCTGGCACTGCTTTAACCTTGGTGGGAGGGGGGCCCAGAGCCAGTCCCAGCTGGACATCCCATGTGAAGTTCATTccagggaaggagacaggcagTTGTAGCACAAGGTTCAGGGCATGTACTGTCCTGGCAGAAAGAGGGAGTGATGGTGGGAGtcctcctggaggaggtgatggtAAACTCGGAACTTGGAAAGGTTATTTATTCAATAGGTACTTGTCACACACCTGCCTTGGGCACAGTGCTATCTTCACCAGGCTAGTGGAGGTGGTTAGTTTGGAAAGGAATAGCATTTGCAGGAGTCTGAAATGTGAACATGCCGAGAATCTGAAAGTCTGGTATTACAATCTCTGAAGGCTGGGAGTGACAGTAGAGGGGTCAGTGCTGGGTGTTTGGGGTCGCATATCCCAAGATGAGAGTTTCACTTTTGTCCCAGGGGCACTGGGGAGTCACAGAAGGGCTttaagcaggggatgggcaggatGAGATTTGCGTTTGAAAGGATCACCCTTTGAGTTTGAAGAAGGTGAAGGGCTGGCAGAGCTGCTGGTGGGCCAGGAAGGGAGCCGACCAGGCTTGGAGGAATCCGCCAGGCCCAGGGGTGTGATAGGTGTGCGCCTGCTGTGCCCCCAGATGGAGCAGTAGGCTTGTTCTGTTCTGAACCCAGGATATAAGAGTGGGGAGGTCGGTTGCAGCACCAGTGGAAGGTTGACATTTGGCAGGAGCATGAAGCACAGGGCACAGGGAGCTAATGAAAGAGCAGTTCAGATAACAGACGtggtgagcgggagagggagaagaggggctgCAGGGCATCCAAGGGAGAGTGCTCGGTGTTGGGATGGTTCCAGAGAGGGATCCAGGCCGAGCTCGGAAGGACCGGAAAGGTCCAAACAGTTGGGATGAGGGTGGGAGCAGAGCTCTAGAAGCACATGCCAGGAGCCTAGGTCCTGTTTCAGGCCTAGGTGTCATCATCAGTTTGTGATATCTGCCTTGGGTGAGGACGTGGCAAGACAGCACAGCATTTCTGGCTTAAGGAACTCTGGATGGTGgttccatccacctagttgcTTTTGCCTCAGATCCCGTTCTCCTGGATTCTTCTTTCACTCACCCTACATGTCTAAACCATCAGCAAGTTGTGTCCGTGCCATTCCCAAAACACATCTGAGCCCATCCACCTCTCCCTCCACCGCCTTTGTCATTTTGTCTGGACTACTGCAGTGGCCTCTCACCAGCTTCCCTGTTTCCCCTTGCCCTTCTGCAGTTCacatcctctgcccccccccaccccaccccaccaatGGGCTAAAAATCCCTGTCTTCTCACTCACAGAATTAAAAAACTGCTTCCTCTGACTTACATAGCCCCGCCTCTACATGCTCTAGCCTCCATGCTATTCCTAAGCCCTTGGCCCATTAAGCTCTAACCCCTTGCTGTGCAAATTCTCATTCCCAGTTTAGGGTCAGGATATGCTTACCTCTGCCCGAATGCTCTTcccctgctgtcagtgtggtgTCACATGTTCACCCCTTCCAAGGCAGCCATCTTGGTCTCCCTCTCCTGTTTCCCTTAGCACCCGGATGTGTTCCTTGTCTGTTACCTGTCTTCCCTAGTGGAATAGACTTGCCACGAGAGGAAGAACCTTACTGTCCTGTTCATGGCTGTGTCTCTGGTACttagagcagagcctggcacTTGGGGACTGCTCAGTAAGTAAGTGGTGAGGGACAGGGAAGATAGCACAGAGAAGAGGGGCTTGGGGAGTGAAGATGATGACCCGACACAAGACACATCACATTTGAGGTGCCTGTGGGTTACCCATGTCTGGGTCTAAGGCTTGGAAGAAAAGTCTGAGATGAGAGAGATTTGTGAGGGTGTCACAGTTCTGGATTCAAGGGTTTAAGATCTCTGTTCTGAAGGCAGATGCCAGAGCAAAAGGGCTCCAAGCAGATGACGGGCAGAGGGGGTGGTGAGAGAACGGAGTCATCCCTGGAAGAAGCCAGGGTGGTTTGAGCCTTAGCCCAGAAATCTCATACTGGGTTTACTGGGTTTACTGGGTAACCCTGATCTGGACCCACTTCCATCTTATCTAGGTTTACCAAGATTCAAAACACGAAGCTGACCATGAAGCGGGATGGCATCGGGTCAGTGCGGTACCAGGTCTTGGAGGTGTCTCGGCAACCGCTCTTCACCAATATCACAGTGGACATTGGGCGGCCCCCATCATGGCCCCCTCGGGGCTGATACTAATGACAAAGGCTCCCAGTGCCAAGGATTGCCTGCCAGAGGACTGACCTATATAGCCTGGCTGGTGGTTGCTCTGTGGGGGATCTCCCAGGACTGAGACTGTGGGCTCTGTTTCCGGAGGGTCTTCAATAGGCCCCCCCTGCAGCTGCACCTGGAAGTTTCAGAACCTACTCTGGGGGACTTCCAACCTGGGCAAGCCCCTCAAGTGTGGCCCTCTCTGGGGTCAAcccttcttcctgccccttcctccccagcccagccctccctcACCGTCAGGGTCGGGCCAGCCCCTGCACTGCCTCACCGAGTGGCCTGGGCTAGGTCactccacctctctgtgcctcagtttctccccccTTGAGTCCCTCTAGGGCCTGGAAGAGTGGGAGGTATGACTAGGGGGCAGTGTCGCTTCCAGGGGGAATTCTCAGACCTGAGGATCCCCCCGTACTCCCAGGGGAGGGGAAacctttttcattcaacattgtaGGGGCAAACTCTGGTGCGCCCCCTGCTGAGGAGCAGCCCCAGGAGGGGACCAGAGGGGGTGCTGTGTCGCTGCCCCGGGATCTTGGGGTTGGGCTTTGCATGCGGGGCAGGCGGGGCTTAGATCAGTCAGTCAGGTTCTTGCCTCCCTGTCTCGGAGAGAAGGCAGTAGCCCCAGGGCCGGCTCGTTGTTTGTACGTTGCACAGAAACTTGTGTGGGTGCTTTAGTAAAAAACGTGAATGGAGCAGCCCCTTTGTCTGCTTGGGGTTGGGGATCTAGGTCCCTTTGTGTGTTGTGGGAGGGCACCTGGCCCAATTCTTCTGTCTGGCCCGGGCTGTCCTGGTTCCCCAGGCCCCTCCAAGCGCAGTCGCTCGCGAGACTTCCGCCAACCCTAAGAGGAAAGGTTTACCCTGCCGCTGCCTCCGGGCTAGGGAAGGCAACGAAGTAATAATCCCAGGGGgaatcccatttctgggttcttccCACCTGCCCCGAAGCCGAATGCTGCCCAGAGATGAGCCCACAGCGCTTGGCGTCAGAACTCTGTGGATGGTCGGACTTCCAAACCACCTGCCTCCGCCGTGGGTCCGACTCCCCGCGAGCTGGCACCGCCCTCCCCACCTGGGATGGCTAGGGGCGGGGCCTGGGTAGCGGCGCGGTCTCCCGGGTGACGGCCGCGCGGAAGAGGCGGGGCTAGGGCCCTGGTCTCCACTGCCCGGCTCCTGGGGGCCGTGACCGGGAATCGCGGCCCCCGAGAGTcaggcagaagaggggcagaagggacagCGCCAGAGGCCAGTGCTCCCAACCCAGTAATTCCAGTCACTGACTAGCGGCAGAACAAGGGTGGGGCTTGGGAGAGGCCGGCGAACGCGACAAGCTTGAGGGCGTGGCCCACGAGGCCAGCGAGGGGCAGGGCCCAGCCTTGGACTACCAGCCTTGTAGTGATGCTGCGCTCCGACCTGCTCTCCCGCAGGTCGGAGCCTGGGGCCGCTTGTCGCGGAGTGGCGGCGCGGGCGGGCCATGTCTTGGGACTCCCCGTCGCTGTGGGTGCTGGTAGAGGAGCACGTTCCGCTCCCGGAGCGGCCCGAAGTGAAGAGGATTCTGGGGGAGACGACGGTGGACCTGAGCCTGGAACTGcgggcagaggtggggagtgggctGATGGGTCACTCCAGGCCTGTCCCACGATTCGGGTGATTTCCCCACCTCCTCCGGATCCCTGGCCCTGCCCGATAACTCGAGATCTTGCTGCATCTCACTGTCCGCCCAGCCCTCTTgactcctctctgcccctcagtccCCCAGCCCCCTTCACGCCCGTCACTTCTCTCCCCAGTCGCAAGGTGTCCCAGCTCTCCTTGCAGGTGGTGATGCTACAGTCACTGCTCCGTGAGGCTCGATCCTCCCAAGCCTCTGGCTCCCGACCCACCTCTgacccctcctcccttctggcaCCACCGCCCCTCCTAAGAGACCTCGTGCGCCAGGAACTGAGACAGCTACTCCTTGGTCTCCGCCAGAAGGCCATCTGCGAGGGCAGGTGGGAACCTCAGACCTGGGGCTAAGCCCCACAGCAAAACTAAGAGGGGCTAGCCCTGTGCCTGATAAGGGGCCAGGATTGCCTTCCTGTGGTTCCCTGGAAGGAGCCTCGGAGTTTCTTTCTGTGATCTTCTGCAGAGACCAGACCCAGGCTTGGATCCAGTATAGCCCCAGGGTCCTGCGCTTTGCCCTGGAGGAGCCTGGATGTAATTTGCCAGAACAGGAGATATTCCAGATGAGAGCTGGTGAATCCAGGTAAAGTGGAGGTGAATCTAGGTAGGAGAGGAGGGATCGCTCCCTGCTTAGCAGAGGGCCCCAGCCAGCTGGTGGGTTCCACCTGGCTCCACGGAGAAGTTCCTGGCCTGGAGCTGGACCTCCTACAACCACATGTATGGATCAGTGAGGGCTGGGTTAGAGAGCGCTGGGGACCAAATGAAATAAGTGAGAAAGGAGCACATTCGTAAGTGAATGGAAGCAGCCACTTATTTCTAGTTCTTACACAACTCTGTGGGGAGCAGTggcccccttttacagatgaggaaactaaaactcaggagggatacttgacttgcacaaggtcacacacACTGAAGGGTGGCAGAGCCCATTTGCAAACCCAGGCTCCAGAACTCCTCCCCTTTTGCACTATGTTATGTTGCCTTTGTGAGAAAAGACACAGGATTGTCTGGGAGAAGTGGCATTCGTGTCCTGAAGGCCTGGGATGAGgcaacatgggggggggggttgtgatGTTGGCCTCATCTGCCAGCAGCAGTCAGAGGGACCTCAGCGTCATCAAGGACCAGCTGAACGTGTCCAGCATCGACCAGGTTGCCAGACACCTGCGGTGAGGCCCCTGAGTGTGCGTGGTGAGGGTGGAGACAGGGAGGATGGGGCTGGGACCAGTCTTAAAGTACTGGGACTGGActgtgagagaggaggaggccgCACACCTGGTGGGGAGACCAGGAGGGGAAAGCTGAGAGGTGGAAAGGGCAGGTTGCTGCAGGGCCTGTGCAGTTATTTCCAGGAAGTGGTTAATGATGGATGCCAGCAGGCGCTGAGCCCCGAAGATTTTTATCCTGAGGTGGGGAACCACGGAAGGGTTTTGAGAAGGGGAATGGCTGTGATGCAGGGCAGAATGGAGGCAGGATGAGGCCCATGCAATAGAGAGGATGGTGGGCACTGTGAGGGAGGCAAGCGACGGACACATCCTGCCCAGGGAGAGGCCCGCAAGGGCTGGAAGGCTGGGCCAGCACCCGGCCACAGAGAGCAAGGAGGGCCTGGTGAGGTGAAAGCTGGAGGTTAGCGCTATGGGGACGGCTCAGCTGAGACAGTCCTGTGGCACTGGTCCTGGCTGCCTTACTCCCATGTGTCCCAGGAGCCTCCTGGAGGAGGAGTGTCACACGTTGGAGAGGATGATCCCCATCCTACAGGTGAGCTGCGGCCCTGGGCTTCGCTGCCCAGAGCCCTTCTGCTGAGTGTAGACTCACCTGCCTCTCACCTGGTGCGTGAGACCCACAAACGGGCATGTCCCTGTGCGTATGTGCATGTAAAGGTGTGCGAGTCTTGTGTCCTTTTCTCACACGTGCAcgttccctgtgtgtgtgtgaatccaGAAGATTCTGGTTGAGCCCCTAAGTCCAAGGTCAGCACTTTTAGATTAACTTGTGAAATTTGCCCCTGGTCCttggctccttcccttccctaagTCTGAGTCCAAGCCAGCCAGCACTTTACCAAGCTGGGCTTTttgggtggagggtgggagtgTGCTGTCCCCAGGGACTGCCTGGGCTG comes from the Acinonyx jubatus isolate Ajub_Pintada_27869175 chromosome C1, VMU_Ajub_asm_v1.0, whole genome shotgun sequence genome and includes:
- the B4GALT2 gene encoding beta-1,4-galactosyltransferase 2 isoform X1, encoding MAVYIEEQRLCLPAAGCPGPSGGPAAACGMSRLLGGTLERVCKAVLLLCLLHFLVAVILYFDVYAQHLAFFSRFSARGPARALHPAASSSTNFSRPNATAPSSGLPEAPSARPGPTAPILPPCPDSPPGLVGRLLIEFTSPMPLERVQRENPGVLLGGRYTPPDCTPAQTVAVIIPFRHREHHLRYWLHYLHPILRRQRLRYGVYVINQHGEDTFNRAKLLNVGFLEALKEDATYDCFIFSDVDLVPMDDRNLYRCGDQPRHFAIAMDKFGFRLPYAGYFGGVSGLSKAQFLRINGFPNEYWGWGGEDDDIFNRISLTGMKISRPDIRIGRYRMIKHDRDKHNEPNPQRFTKIQNTKLTMKRDGIGSVRYQVLEVSRQPLFTNITVDIGRPPSWPPRG
- the B4GALT2 gene encoding beta-1,4-galactosyltransferase 2 isoform X3; its protein translation is MAVYIEEQRLCLPAAGCPGPSGGPAAACGMSRLLGGTLERVCKAVLLLCLLHFLVAVILYFDVYAQHLAFFSRFSARGPARALHPAASSSTNFSRPNATAPSSGLPEAPSARPGPTAPILPPCPDSPPGLVGRLLIEFTSPMPLERVQRENPGVLLGGRYTPPDCTPAQTVAVIIPFRHREHHLRYWLHYLHPILRRQRLRYGVYVINQHGEDTFNRAKLLNVGFLEALKEDATYDCFIFSDVDLVPMDDRNLYRCGDQPRHFAIAMDKFGFRLPYAGYFGGVSGLSKAQFLRINGFPNEYWGWGGEDDDIFNRFTKIQNTKLTMKRDGIGSVRYQVLEVSRQPLFTNITVDIGRPPSWPPRG
- the B4GALT2 gene encoding beta-1,4-galactosyltransferase 2 isoform X2; the encoded protein is MSRLLGGTLERVCKAVLLLCLLHFLVAVILYFDVYAQHLAFFSRFSARGPARALHPAASSSTNFSRPNATAPSSGLPEAPSARPGPTAPILPPCPDSPPGLVGRLLIEFTSPMPLERVQRENPGVLLGGRYTPPDCTPAQTVAVIIPFRHREHHLRYWLHYLHPILRRQRLRYGVYVINQHGEDTFNRAKLLNVGFLEALKEDATYDCFIFSDVDLVPMDDRNLYRCGDQPRHFAIAMDKFGFRLPYAGYFGGVSGLSKAQFLRINGFPNEYWGWGGEDDDIFNRISLTGMKISRPDIRIGRYRMIKHDRDKHNEPNPQRFTKIQNTKLTMKRDGIGSVRYQVLEVSRQPLFTNITVDIGRPPSWPPRG